The Henckelia pumila isolate YLH828 unplaced genomic scaffold, ASM3356847v2 CTG_461:::fragment_3, whole genome shotgun sequence genome window below encodes:
- the LOC140872210 gene encoding 21.7 kDa class VI heat shock protein: protein MTTSSKQLEIRFEDPNPQKWCHPLKEDGFAALMSQENPTVDKIFGAGSFFSPWLFGKFFDPSDAFPIWEFEADALLSNPHCSNMHNVEWFQTDSDYVLIAQLLGIDHSNNIQVCVENGKVIEINGRYWRPQREPREWKSGHWWEHGYVRRLELPEKTDWKKVEARLNNDTSLEIRLPKIPPNPDPSRQENL, encoded by the exons ATGACCACTAGTTCCAAGCAACTTGAGATCCGATTCGAAGATCCGAACCCTCAGAAATGGTGTCATCCGTTGAAAGAAGACGGGTTCGCAGCGTTGATGAGCCAAGAAAATCCGACAGTTGATAAAATCTTTGGCGCAGGATCCTTTTTCAGTCCGTGGTTGTTCGGAAAATTCTTCGACCCCTCCGATGCTTTCCCTATATGGGAGTTTGAAGCAGATGCATTGTTATCCAATCCCCATTGCTCAAACATGCACAATGTCGAATGGTTCCAGACGGATTCTGATTATGTTCTGATAGCACAACTTCTCG GAATAGACCACAGCAACAATATTCAAGTTTGTGTTGAAAATGGGAAAGTGATAGAGATAAATGGTCGATATTGGAGGCCACAAAGAGAGCCGAGGGAGTGGAAGAGCGGCCACTGGTGGGAGCACGGCTACGTTCGGAGGCTCGAACTGCCGGAGAAAACAGATTGGAAGAAAGTGGAAGCACGACTGAATAACGATACTTCACTAGAAATCAGACTCCCTAAAATCCCTCCAAATCCCGATCCGTCACGGCAAGAAAATttgtaa